TTGGATTTGCACACAAAGATGGATTAGTTGGTCTGATAACCAAAGATGGCAAGCTCATCCTTAAGCCGATTTATGAACGAATCAGCAATTTTAAATATGGAAGAGCCACCATAACTAAAAATAACTTAGTGGGTATAGTGGATATTAATGGAAAGGTATTGATTGAGCCAAAATATCAGAAACTCCGTATAGATAAGGGCGGACTCATACGCGCCACCGAAAACGGAACAGAGGTGCTTCTTAAAACGTCGAAGTAAATTTCTGAATTTCCGGAAGGCATCGCATTTGAATAAATTAGTTGTTTTAGCATCTGCATTTTCGTACCTTTGAATTGACCAATACATAAAAACGAATGAAAGCTGCTCTCAGCATTTATTCACCGGAGGTAGCAGAACAGATTCTGCAAAATTCTCAAAAATCTATCACTTTCATTCAGTCTGATAGCAGGGTAAGCTATACAAACGTAATTACTCAAAAACTTTTTGGTTTCGCCCCAAACGAGTTAATCGGAAAATCGCAAGAGGAAGCATTTTTATTGTTTTCCAAACAGCCCCAACTTTTTTCAGAGGCTATCAATAAAAGAGAAGATCAAATTGAGGAAATGCAACTAGCCCGTAAAGACGGTAGTTTCTTTTGGGGACAAGTGCAATTAATGTATGTTTTTGATGCAAAAAAAAATCCGGGTGGGATTCTTCTTATTGTTACAGATCTAAATAAGAGAATGGCCTTTCGGGAAAGCCTAACTCAAAAAATAAGCACCCTTGAACAGCTTACCAAATCACGTTTTATTCGAGACGGTAAGTTAAGTGAAGCGATTTATGAAATTCTGGAACACTCTGCAAAATCAGTAAAAGTGGAGCGCGTAAATGCATGGCTGATTGACGAAAACTTTACCTGCATTGAGAGCATTGGGAATTTCAACAGCACTACCCAGTCGCTTCTCCCCAAGGAAACACTGATGCGACAGGACCTTCCGGCCTATTTTAAACTTCTTGAAAGCGAAGAGATTATAGTTTTAAATGATACCTTTCAGGATAAGCGCTCCAAAGAGCTTGTTGAGAATAACCTCACTACAAACCATATTGTATCCATGATGGATATTCCCATACGTATTGAAGGGAAAATGATTGGTGTGTTGTGTTTTGAACACACAGGTAAAACAATTCATGAGTGGGATTTGGTAGAACAAAAATTTGGTTTGTTTGTGGCACAACTCATTTCGCTTGCAATTGAAACACATACCAAACAGCACATTAAACAAGAATTGGAAATCTCTTTGCGTGAAAAGGAAACCCTGCTCTCGGAAATTCATCACCGTGTAAAAAATAATTTAACAATCATTTCGAGTCTTATTAATTTGCAAGCAGCAAAAGCTAAAGATGAATTTCATGCACAACTTTTTACAGAAAGTAAAAACATGGTACATACCATTGCCGAAATTCATCAGTTGCTTTATGAGTCGCAAAACTTTTCACACATAAATTTTAAGGAATACCTCAATAAAATAATTGATTTAATTAGCATGTCTCAAGAGAACAGGGAAGACGCGGTTAAATTGATTAAAAAATTTGATGATGTATACTTGGATATGGCCAAAGCAATACCCTGTGGATTGATTGTGAATGAGCTTGTAACAAACAGTTACAAGCATGCATTTAAAAATACTAAGGATGCTCAAATTAGTGTTTCAATACAACAAAAGGCCGATTATGTTCAATTAACTATTTCGGATAATGGTGTTGGGATGGCTTCTTTTATACCGAATGAAAACTCCTTAGGCATTGCAATCGTGCAGGATTTGGCCAAACAAATAGGTGCACAAATCAGTTATTCCAACAAGGGTGGCAGCACGCTTCAAATCACATTTCCTAATCCTGAAGCATAATTATAGTGATGATTTTGCAAAACAATTTTTGCTTTAGTATGTTTGGCTTTTGAATAGCGGATGCTAATCAGTTGCTGTGGACTTCATAATTTTCTTGAAACTACCCACACAACTTATGTCTCACTAACAGAAAGGAGGTTTGTAATGAGTTACCCGAGTAAAAATTTGTCGATTACAGTTTGTGTTAAAACCTTTAAAGGTGTTAGCGCCTAACAGCAGATAAGTGTTGCTGTTGGTTTTATCACGTAAGCGATAAATAAACAAAGGACAGTATCTAAGGCAGCCACGCAGAAATGTGTGGCTGCTTTTTTTAGTATCACACGATGGACAATCCTTCTAATTTCATTTTTTACTACCTTCGCATCTCTTTAAAAAAACGATACACATGAGCATGAAAAAATTGGTGGAAGAATTTTCACAACAAATAAGAGAATCTATTGAGATTAGCGAGAATGCTGTTTTATCAAAATCAGCAAACCCCATCCATAATATATTTATATCCGGCCTGGGAGGTTCGGGCATTGGCGGAAGTATTGTTGCCGAAATTGTTTCGGAGGAAGCAACTGTGCCAATCAATGTAAATAAGGATTATTTTATCCCGGCCTATGTGAATCAAAATACATTAGCCATTATTTGCTCCTATAGCGGAAACACCGAGGAAACAGTGAGTGCTATGGAATTTGCTTTGAAGCAAAAAGCAAAAATTGTATGTGTTACAGCCGGTGGTAAAATTGGCGAAATGGCAAAGGCAAACAACATTGACTGTATTAGTATTCCAGCAGGTCGC
The sequence above is a segment of the Bacteroidota bacterium genome. Coding sequences within it:
- a CDS encoding PAS domain S-box protein — encoded protein: MKAALSIYSPEVAEQILQNSQKSITFIQSDSRVSYTNVITQKLFGFAPNELIGKSQEEAFLLFSKQPQLFSEAINKREDQIEEMQLARKDGSFFWGQVQLMYVFDAKKNPGGILLIVTDLNKRMAFRESLTQKISTLEQLTKSRFIRDGKLSEAIYEILEHSAKSVKVERVNAWLIDENFTCIESIGNFNSTTQSLLPKETLMRQDLPAYFKLLESEEIIVLNDTFQDKRSKELVENNLTTNHIVSMMDIPIRIEGKMIGVLCFEHTGKTIHEWDLVEQKFGLFVAQLISLAIETHTKQHIKQELEISLREKETLLSEIHHRVKNNLTIISSLINLQAAKAKDEFHAQLFTESKNMVHTIAEIHQLLYESQNFSHINFKEYLNKIIDLISMSQENREDAVKLIKKFDDVYLDMAKAIPCGLIVNELVTNSYKHAFKNTKDAQISVSIQQKADYVQLTISDNGVGMASFIPNENSLGIAIVQDLAKQIGAQISYSNKGGSTLQITFPNPEA
- a CDS encoding WG repeat-containing protein; translated protein: MKRIIFLLLSLFSLHIGAQQTEVSGKYDNIGKFYNGIAFVRLNGKVGAINSNGKEVIKPEWDKLSGFGSDGIGFAHKDGLVGLITKDGKLILKPIYERISNFKYGRATITKNNLVGIVDINGKVLIEPKYQKLRIDKGGLIRATENGTEVLLKTSK